A stretch of DNA from Natronorubrum halophilum:
TGACGACAGGCCACTCGGTTTGATCGAGCATCGTCTCGACTGCGCTGACCCACTTATCGTAGAATCCCTCTTCCGTTCGCTCTCTGAGGTCGGACACCACGGGTTCGATCTCCTCGAGTCGGGTATTCCACGCTTCAATCCAGGCCTCAAGGTCGTCGACATGCTCTGGAAAGCCAGCCTCGTCGACGTGCTCGCGGATCACAGCGCGTAACTCCTCGCGCCACTCGTTCAGTGCGTGCTCGTTTTTCTCCTTGAGACGATCGTCGCGATACGGAGCAACGGCATCGCTGACGACCTGCTTGTATAGCGCGGGGATCTGCTCGAGCGTGGGTGCTTGCCGACGAGCTCGCGTCGACGCACGGACTCACCGCCGAGGACATGCTGTTTCAGCGGGACCGTCTCGAATAATTGATATTCGGAATTACTGTTTAGGGCGAGGAAGCTTACGACTGCGATTACCCTCTACCGCCAACATCCCTGTCGCCGTTGAGGTCGAGGTCGATCTCGATATCGATGCCGGAATCGCCGCTTTCAGCCTGTTGATCAGCCTGTTGCTCAACCTGCTGATTCACGGTAGCGGTGTTACTTTGCTCGACGGTCTGATCTTGATCTACGACAGCGGTCGCAGAGGCGGTTCCGCTGGCTGCTGCCGTTCCAGCGAAGCCCATGACCGTGAGGCTGCCGATTACTGTCACCGTCAGTGCGAGTGTGAATGCGCGTTTCATAGGCACATCTCCCGATTACGGGTTCTCGCAGACTCTCAATTAAATCCAAAGAATCGTTCCAAGGCGAATCGCGGAGTTGCCCCATGTGAACTCTCTCTAACGCTACTTACTGCCAGAGGAGATGCCCAATTCAATGGTCAATTAAAAGTGATCTATCCCCTCTTTCAAAGAGTTTCTTTGAGGGATTCTCAGAGGTATCCTATGAGTTGGGCGTGGGGTATTCTTCTTGGTAGCTACTTCCGTACTTCGTCGATCGATTTGGCGACATCCTCGGCTTTGATATCCGAATACGCCTCGTGCGTAGTCTCGATGGACTTGTGCCGCAGTGCCGACTGTGCGAGTTCAGAGTGACCGCTCTCGTACAGTTCCGCGCCGAGTGCGCGTCGAGCGCCGTGCGGTTGCAGGTAGTCCTGGTCGCCCTTGAGTTCGATTCTCGCCTCGTTCGTGAGTCGTTTCAGGATCTGCCGACCGGCCTCTTTGGTGATCGACGGCGGCGCGACCTCGCGATCGCGGCAGATCGCGTCGATATCGCTGCCCGGTTCCGGTCGTTCGCCGGTCGCGTCCTCGACGGCCGCGTACTTCGAGGCAGCGTGATCGGTCGGGAACACGGGCCAGTCGTCAGTTGGCGGCTCGTGGACACGCTGCAACCTCGAGAGCGCGTTGTGAGCCCGTTCGGTAAGCCCGACGGGTTCGCGGTTGCGAGACTTCCCGAAGACCGTGATCCGGCCGCGATCGAGGTCGACGTCGCTCCACTGCAATCCGTCCCGGTCGCTATCGTTCTTGTCGCGAAAGAGCTCTGCGCCACGTACGCCGAGTTCCGCGAGGAGTACGACAGCGGTTCGGTCACGGTACGCGCGCTCGAGCGGGACGTCGATGGTTTCCTTTCGGGCCATGTGAAGGCGTTCGTCGGCGTACTCGAGCAGTCGCTTCCGTTGTTCAGGCGTCCAGAACTGGGTTTCTGTGGTCGGCTCGTCTTCGGGGAGGAACTCTTCGGCCCGCTCGGTCGCCGCGGGGTTCGTATCCAGTTCCTCATCGCGAACGCAAAACGACAGGAACGCACGGACGTACGCGAAGTAGGTGTGTGCCGTCGAGCCGGCGATCTCTTTATTCGTGTATTTCCTGCGGAGGATAGCGAGCCCGTATTCGCGGACATCGCTCGAGGTCAGCTCGCCGATTGACTCGACACCCTCGCCTTTGCAGAACTCAGCGAACTCGTCAAGGACGGGTTGCATCGTCGAGCGGCTGCCACCCGACTCGAGTTTGTGCTCGAGGTAGCGCGAAACCATGTCTTCGACGGTCGTACCCATGGGGTTTCGACCTCGAGATTTGGTTCTATCCCCCGAATTTCCTGAATCCATGATCCTCACTGTGGGGTACAGCTTCGACCCTCGTAAATCTACTTGGTCAAACTGGTATTTAAACAAGTGAATAAAATAGACCCTAATTCGGCAGATTTCGACAGTCTCGAGTACTCGAGCGTACAAAACCCTACTCTATATATTGTATGTCGCTATACAAAACAGTTCTGGGAACTCACCACTTGACTCGAGAAGTGAGTCGTCCGAAAACGGGCATTTCGAGAACGAACGGATCGATTTGGGATTAGTCGAGTTCTTTCAGCAACAGGGGGTTACACAATGATTCAGACTAACCATTGATTCAACAGATGGGGAAAGAAGCTACCTACGAAGAAGGGCAATCGAAAGCAGAGCAACCTGGTGTGAAAGAAACTACACTTCAAGCTCGACGGCAAGCACTCACAGACGCTCGCCGAACAGTTGATCAGCAACTCATCTCGGTGAACGATATTTCGAGGAAAGCGTGGCGTGTTGTGCAGTTCAATGGGCTTGTAGCTACAATTTTAGCCACTCTAATCCCATCCTTATTTAATCTCGATCAATTTCATTTTGTGTCAATAATACTCCTAGCTATAGGGATTAGCGCACTCGTATATTCGACAAAATTGACCTACCAAATTCAGCAACGACAAAGGGTGCAGAATGGGCCAGAAAGCAAACTCTACAGACGCATAGCAGAGTACGATTACGATGAAAGCACCTATCTATCCAAGGCGCTCAATTTGTACGCTAACGCACTCAATAACCTTGTACAGTCGACAGAGAGTATGTCTGAAGACCTCAACCGGGCCGTTATCACTTCCGCTATCGGGCTAGTTTTTTTAATAGTTGCAACTATATCATTGCTTGTAGTATGACAGACAATTCCGATTCTTCAGACAGCGGTTCCTCAGAGAACGACGACCCTCCACCACTTGATGATGTTGGTAACAATGATACATTCAAGAACTCAGATCCCGATGAAACTGGTTCTGACGACGTAACGACCAAAAGGGACTCCGATTCAGACGACGAGTAGACTATCCGCCAGTTCTCATTTATTAACCATACGATTAGAGCGCGGTTCGCTGCCGAAGTGCATCCTCAATCCCGAGGCCGTGCATCGCAGCGAGCTCAGTCGCGATCACCCACGCTCGGACCGCCCGTTCGGGTTGGACGTCCATTCGGTCGGCGTGATATTCGACAAGCGCCTCGATGACAAGTAGGTCCTCTTGTGGCGTTCGCATATCCGCGTTGGCCGCGGCTTCCGATAAAAAGCGTCGGGTGATCGCTACCGAAATGCGCGTTCCAGTTTGTCTACCGTCCGCTCGAGGTCGCTCACTTCTTTTTGCATCGTGTTTACTTCCCGCTCGAGATCGTCCTTTTCCCGTTCCATCGTTTCCACCTTGTTTTTGAGGCGGTCGAACTCTCTTTTTGATATATCGTCTCTCATACACGCACCTTTCAGAGGCCTGTCCAGTTAACGATTGAGGAAATGCGGTGAAAGTGAAACTACTCGCTATCCTCGAGCCAGTCATCCAGCTCGTCGAGCGCGCCATCGGCGACGACCAGGTGTTCGTAGTCCTCGGGCTGGAACCGGCCGGGTGTCTCTCGAGTGAGCGTCACGAAATAGTGCGAGTCCTCGAGCTCGACCGGCGCTTCCGTGACGGCACACGACGTCGGTTCCGAGCGATTCCTCGAGCGCCGGGCGACCGTCGAGACCGTCCACTCGGGGCGACCGGGCGGGGAGCGACCACGAAACCGTTGGGTTCGGGGTTCGGGCATACGCGATAGTCGGGACTCTGGAATCGTGAATCCATCGGCGCGAAAGGGAACGGGGACCGTGGTTCCCATCGTCCTCGCCTGGCCGGCCGCCACAGCCGACCGTGTAGGGCGTCTCTGTCGTGTGAAATATCGCTTCGGGCAAGAATCAGTGGGTGAAAGAGCTACACCGAGAATGTCGCCTGTCGGGAGTATACTTATACCAAAGTTACACGTAACATATAACTGTGATTCCGGACGCTCGAGCACTCGAGCCCGCCGGAATCGGAGAGATAGACATGAGCGTACAACCACACACGCGAGCGGCGATCGAACAGACCCACGGCGACGAGAGCAACCCACTCGACGAACTCGAGAGCGATAGCGTCCTCCGGTGCCAGGACCCAGAAACCGGCTGGGAATGGTACTACGACGTCGATGCAGACGGCAGCGTGATTCGATACCACGAACTCGAGGACTACGCGGCCGTCCCGGTTCCGCGACTCTCTGCCGTCGAGACCGCGGCCCTCGAGAGCGTCGGCGTCACGGAGGTCTCGGAGGTGCACCTCGACGTTCGGACGGGTGAGCGGGAATGAGTGGGCCGTCTACGGGCGGTACTGGCCGACCAGTACAACATTGCTGAATTGACGAGTATAGTGCTCTGTCCGGGTATGACAAGTTCTACAAAGCGTCATCAAGTTCCACTCGCCGTTTGTTCCGCCATCCATCAAGGGGACTATATGATGAAGGCAGAGATCAGACCGTTGGTCGCAGATCACACAAGAGTCACCAAGAGATTGTTCTCTGATTGTTCGCCAACTACGGCCATGAAGCTGTTTTTTGACTGCTTCCCGTGTTCTTCCACCACCTCGCCAAGAGGGGCTATCCTGCCCAGTCATATTTTCAGCTCGCCACAGGTCTAAGCAGTCGTACGAACAGAATCGACTCGAGTCACGCTTCGAAGGATAAGTTTCGTATTCGTCACCACAGTATTCACACTCAAGAACAACATTTCCACCCTTCCAAGACGGGTTGTTTGACCCGGTGTTTTCCACTGAGCGGGCCTTTCCTAAGCACTTATAGGAGCAAAATCGAGACTCGTCTTTCCGTGCGGGATATACACTATATTCGTCGCCACAGAACGCGCAGTCGAGGACCTCTAAGCCGCCTTCCCAGGCATGTGATTTTTCACCGCTCTGATTTTCAGACATCCAAGAGTAATAGCAGTCGGTAGAACAAAATCTCGATCTACCCTTGCGGTGTTCTGGTACATCATATTCACTCCCACAATGATCGCACTCAACCGTATACCACTTCCCGGAATTTGGATTGTTCTCACGTTTGTAATTCTCTGATCGGTACTTAGAATTGCATTCGTCTGTGCACGTATGCCAGTTATGTGCATTTGCTTCCGCGGTATCTACTTGGAATTCATCGCCACACCAAGCACATTCTACAGACACACCTGCGATACTTTCGCCGTGAGCTCGAGCGTGGTGGATCTTCACCCCATGCTCGTTTTTGAATTCCTCACCACAGGTGGGGCACTCGCTGGATGGCATATAGTGGACTAACACCACTATTCATATTCACCACATATTACATTACCTGTTGGAGCCCCCCTCGGTCCCACTAAAACTCTAATGTCAGAAACAGCGATAAGTACCACAACCAAACAAACCGCGTTTTAAGAGATTGTTACTCGTCTACCAGTCCCTCTACGAATTGAAGTTTGTCATACGGAACGTATCCCACCTGTTCACTATGGTCGTTAACGAGGTGGAGGCCGTTATCACCCTCCTGTACCTCGTGACATGTCTGGACCTTGTTTTCGCGCCTTGCCGTGAAGTGTACAGCTAGTCGATTGGGCATCAATATTCTCTTATATATTATTCACTGAAATGTCTTTTCAAAGTGAATGACTCGATTCTCGAACTTAGCGGCATGAGATTACTAAGTAAGTAACTAACCAACTTACTTAGGGGAGATTGAAGCGGGCTAAGTAACTAACTAACCACCGGAATGGTCACGACGTTCAACATCACGGTCGACGACGACGTAGCTGACCGCGTACGCGATGTGAAAGAGGATCACGGCCTCACATGGCCGGAGTTCATCGAAGCCGCCAGCGACGCACTTGGAGGGACACACGAGAGCCACGAGCCCCAGTCTCGAGAGCCCGAAACAGTGATCGACAAGCGGGAACCAGAACCCAGCCAGGATATCGACCTCGAGAACGTCACGATCGACGTCCCCGGAAGTGGCGATCTCGCGAA
This window harbors:
- a CDS encoding tyrosine-type recombinase/integrase — its product is MDSGNSGDRTKSRGRNPMGTTVEDMVSRYLEHKLESGGSRSTMQPVLDEFAEFCKGEGVESIGELTSSDVREYGLAILRRKYTNKEIAGSTAHTYFAYVRAFLSFCVRDEELDTNPAATERAEEFLPEDEPTTETQFWTPEQRKRLLEYADERLHMARKETIDVPLERAYRDRTAVVLLAELGVRGAELFRDKNDSDRDGLQWSDVDLDRGRITVFGKSRNREPVGLTERAHNALSRLQRVHEPPTDDWPVFPTDHAASKYAAVEDATGERPEPGSDIDAICRDREVAPPSITKEAGRQILKRLTNEARIELKGDQDYLQPHGARRALGAELYESGHSELAQSALRHKSIETTHEAYSDIKAEDVAKSIDEVRK
- a CDS encoding HNH endonuclease; translation: MPSSECPTCGEEFKNEHGVKIHHARAHGESIAGVSVECAWCGDEFQVDTAEANAHNWHTCTDECNSKYRSENYKRENNPNSGKWYTVECDHCGSEYDVPEHRKGRSRFCSTDCYYSWMSENQSGEKSHAWEGGLEVLDCAFCGDEYSVYPARKDESRFCSYKCLGKARSVENTGSNNPSWKGGNVVLECEYCGDEYETYPSKRDSSRFCSYDCLDLWRAENMTGQDSPSWRGGGRTREAVKKQLHGRSWRTIREQSLGDSCVICDQRSDLCLHHIVPLMDGGTNGEWNLMTLCRTCHTRTEHYTRQFSNVVLVGQYRP